The following are from one region of the Thermoproteus uzoniensis 768-20 genome:
- a CDS encoding cytochrome b/b6 domain-containing protein — protein MDSVNSEKEIEVASLGYRLAHQINLVLITLLAVTGAMLLFPDLMSWLSYAVGAPLAAFLGNPYPVSVGEELARTSHRFLGELWGVFLIVYAIYLLAFRRIRVFDALKKPIGQQIREAKALAGHYIFGRPLPDDVARELERHNVLVAYMAVLLVLGILLLSASGVLMVYSSVLGLSEDVYRLLLFLHDLGFYITLLFIFAHLFAVLHPTNRPLLIAMFGQGKAAAEWVQKHMPKFLRHVKGGSS, from the coding sequence ATGGATAGCGTAAATTCTGAAAAGGAAATCGAGGTCGCCTCGCTAGGCTACAGGCTAGCGCACCAGATCAACCTAGTCCTAATCACCCTCTTGGCGGTAACCGGCGCCATGTTGTTGTTCCCAGACTTAATGAGCTGGCTCAGCTACGCGGTGGGGGCGCCCCTCGCGGCCTTCTTGGGCAACCCGTATCCGGTATCTGTCGGCGAGGAGTTGGCGCGCACATCGCACAGATTCCTCGGCGAGCTGTGGGGCGTGTTCCTCATAGTCTACGCGATATACCTGCTCGCGTTCAGGAGAATACGCGTGTTCGACGCCCTCAAGAAGCCTATCGGGCAACAGATAAGGGAGGCCAAAGCGCTGGCGGGCCACTACATCTTCGGGAGGCCTCTGCCCGACGACGTGGCGAGAGAGCTGGAGAGGCACAACGTCTTGGTGGCCTACATGGCAGTTCTGCTCGTGTTGGGCATATTGCTCCTGTCGGCCAGCGGCGTCTTGATGGTGTACTCCAGCGTGCTGGGGCTCTCGGAGGACGTCTACAGGCTCCTGCTATTCCTCCACGACTTGGGGTTCTACATCACGCTCCTCTTCATATTCGCCCACCTATTCGCCGTGCTGCACCCGACAAACCGCCCGTTGTTGATCGCCATGTTCGGCCAGGGGAAAGCGGCCGCCGAGTGGGTCCAAAAACACATGCCGAAATTCTTGAGGCATGTCAAGGGAGGCAGTTCTTGA
- a CDS encoding molybdopterin-dependent oxidoreductase, giving the protein MTVATTRRGFLKISAIAALALGLPASAQTPFIQQKTSWALGEIGGKTGLKNAAVTPTICTFCSMGCSIDFYTSGSDIIWTRGSPESYINWGALCPKGKVAYQLATSTERLDSPMIRTGPKPPADEILNAKTWDELVAVIKKYPPQWRKVSWEEAFAYIARKLAAILNDWRSSTGAPAQSDGYYYVGAKNPVMVMGSSILTNEEAYLSRKLAAFLGTSNTDSEYRKCHSSTVTALALTYGWGAETASIEDVALADVVLFFSNPAEAHPLSFYYFMKGKKERGTILIAFNPNYSRTVEASDIWVPFRPGTDTAILNYILHYAFFERNPPIDQLPEFQRLMSTRWNITQDDLDDLKAMLQEYDAQTVSNITGVPVDMLRTVAQIYVENSGVVTGHKKHGVIQWAMGMTQHTDAVLSIIRAAAIVQLLLGNVGYPGGGTHPFRGHSNVQGATDVQGGGLGVLPGYHAPPGSPFEVRLYQDWKLQGMPDPWNWEVPQWALKSFSTTTPSRGKADALKALEVFNFYGWRRMELLWGVYCGTVPPDDPVNGKVVCDIPIGTGASETTFPSKVFTGDIKAAFIFGENPAVTDPNVKVTMAALASLQLLVVSDIFETETAWFADVVLPGVSFAEKEGTKTDGNRVIQWQWRAVPPRGQARPDYWIIANLYKYLRREGAILLPSEAAGVKSEEVKFRKGGRLVFVYERPLRPDYSWDYSGGVGAARPISDIEAEVNPRIINKEINFAMLIYQGMYDPVRDSFTTMRRNNALRNPGEIDGTFSSTFKVYKNWGWSWPMNVRFMYNYDSLEIYLGHPDVVTAAGKQWTVTGETGEIIDEYTGEYRPAFVPGHNFFVPKAFKRRLSGVADLFGGADLMTFIRTGQLAFLGKFVVETDSGIQVVDFDTFASSTGMRYLWANDTLYWDEQTMTFPAFLKRIFYPGVGWRQFKPTYDNMRSLLRQYYNQLGDLKAATLKVIQEMGGWYKGYTFQWPIHAEPVESPIVDMAIQYPTLAWLNPYNLEVLEQKPSILQGKMVGVALEPKELQAELQPLGVTGITVVMTTNRLTETWHSGSMNRRIPDLVELVPRPFAIISRKLAQQLGVNTGDYVELWTARGGLKIRAYVTDGEAYLNVNGQDVPVVNVLWSWSFEGPDAGPSTNFLSPDVVDPVTTIQETKAWLAINKKSP; this is encoded by the coding sequence ATGACGGTGGCGACGACCAGAAGGGGGTTCTTGAAGATCTCCGCCATCGCGGCTCTGGCGCTCGGCCTGCCCGCCTCTGCCCAGACCCCGTTTATACAGCAGAAGACCTCGTGGGCTCTGGGCGAGATAGGGGGCAAGACGGGCTTGAAGAACGCCGCGGTGACGCCCACCATATGCACGTTCTGCTCCATGGGCTGCTCCATAGACTTCTACACGAGCGGCTCCGACATAATATGGACTAGGGGATCTCCCGAATCCTACATAAACTGGGGCGCCCTCTGCCCCAAGGGCAAGGTGGCCTACCAGCTGGCGACCAGCACAGAGAGGCTGGACTCGCCCATGATAAGGACGGGCCCCAAGCCGCCTGCCGATGAGATCCTCAACGCCAAGACTTGGGACGAGCTGGTGGCCGTGATCAAGAAGTACCCGCCGCAGTGGCGGAAGGTGTCTTGGGAGGAGGCGTTCGCATACATAGCGAGGAAGCTGGCGGCTATCCTCAACGACTGGCGTAGCTCCACCGGCGCCCCAGCCCAGAGCGACGGCTACTACTACGTGGGCGCCAAGAACCCCGTCATGGTTATGGGCTCCTCGATACTCACGAACGAGGAGGCCTACCTATCCAGGAAGCTGGCGGCGTTCCTCGGCACGTCGAACACGGACTCGGAGTACAGAAAGTGCCACTCGTCCACGGTGACCGCCCTCGCGTTGACGTACGGCTGGGGCGCCGAGACGGCCAGCATAGAGGACGTGGCGCTGGCTGACGTGGTGCTCTTCTTCTCCAACCCCGCGGAGGCCCACCCGCTGTCCTTCTACTACTTCATGAAGGGCAAGAAGGAGAGGGGCACTATCCTGATAGCTTTCAACCCCAACTACAGCAGGACGGTGGAGGCGAGCGATATATGGGTGCCCTTCCGCCCCGGCACCGACACAGCGATACTCAACTACATACTCCACTACGCCTTCTTCGAGAGGAACCCGCCAATAGATCAGCTCCCCGAGTTCCAGAGGCTTATGTCGACTAGGTGGAACATAACGCAGGACGATCTCGACGACCTAAAGGCGATGTTGCAGGAGTACGACGCCCAGACAGTCTCCAACATAACAGGCGTGCCCGTCGACATGTTGAGGACCGTGGCGCAGATATACGTCGAGAACAGCGGCGTGGTTACCGGCCACAAGAAACACGGAGTCATACAGTGGGCTATGGGCATGACGCAACACACGGACGCGGTGCTCAGCATAATTAGGGCCGCCGCCATAGTCCAGCTGTTGTTGGGCAACGTCGGCTATCCCGGAGGCGGCACCCACCCGTTCCGCGGCCACAGCAACGTGCAAGGCGCCACCGACGTCCAAGGCGGCGGGCTCGGCGTCCTCCCCGGCTACCACGCCCCGCCGGGGAGCCCCTTCGAGGTGAGGCTCTACCAGGACTGGAAGCTACAGGGGATGCCGGATCCCTGGAACTGGGAGGTGCCCCAGTGGGCCCTCAAGAGCTTCTCCACGACGACGCCTTCGCGCGGGAAGGCCGACGCGTTGAAGGCGCTCGAGGTCTTCAACTTCTACGGCTGGCGCCGCATGGAGTTGCTCTGGGGCGTCTACTGCGGCACCGTGCCGCCGGACGATCCCGTCAACGGAAAGGTGGTCTGCGACATACCGATAGGCACCGGCGCCTCGGAGACCACGTTCCCCAGCAAGGTCTTCACCGGAGATATAAAGGCCGCCTTCATATTCGGCGAGAACCCCGCCGTGACGGACCCCAACGTCAAGGTGACCATGGCCGCGCTCGCCAGCCTCCAACTTCTCGTCGTCTCGGACATATTCGAGACAGAGACCGCTTGGTTCGCCGACGTTGTGTTGCCCGGCGTCTCCTTTGCCGAAAAGGAGGGGACGAAGACGGACGGCAACAGGGTCATCCAGTGGCAGTGGAGGGCGGTGCCGCCGAGAGGGCAGGCGAGGCCCGACTACTGGATCATAGCGAATCTGTACAAATATCTCAGGAGAGAAGGGGCCATACTCCTCCCCAGCGAGGCGGCCGGCGTGAAGTCCGAGGAGGTGAAGTTCAGAAAGGGCGGCCGGCTGGTGTTCGTCTACGAGCGCCCGCTGAGGCCGGACTACTCCTGGGACTACTCGGGCGGCGTGGGCGCGGCCCGGCCCATATCGGATATAGAGGCCGAGGTGAACCCGCGCATAATTAATAAGGAGATAAACTTCGCCATGTTGATATATCAAGGGATGTACGACCCGGTGAGGGACTCCTTCACCACCATGAGACGCAACAACGCCTTGAGGAATCCGGGCGAGATAGACGGGACCTTCAGCTCCACCTTCAAGGTCTACAAGAACTGGGGCTGGTCTTGGCCCATGAACGTGCGGTTTATGTACAACTACGACTCGCTGGAGATCTATCTGGGCCATCCCGACGTGGTCACGGCGGCCGGGAAACAGTGGACGGTGACGGGCGAGACGGGCGAGATAATCGACGAGTACACCGGCGAGTATAGGCCAGCCTTCGTGCCCGGCCACAACTTCTTCGTGCCTAAGGCCTTCAAGAGGAGGCTCAGCGGCGTGGCCGATCTGTTCGGAGGCGCCGACTTGATGACGTTTATACGCACGGGCCAGCTGGCCTTCCTGGGCAAATTCGTCGTGGAGACGGACTCGGGGATCCAAGTGGTCGACTTCGACACCTTCGCGTCGTCCACCGGCATGCGGTATCTCTGGGCCAACGACACCCTATACTGGGACGAGCAGACTATGACGTTCCCCGCCTTCTTGAAGAGAATATTCTACCCCGGCGTCGGGTGGCGCCAGTTCAAGCCGACGTACGACAACATGCGGAGCCTCTTGAGGCAGTACTACAACCAGCTAGGGGACTTAAAGGCCGCGACTCTGAAGGTCATACAGGAGATGGGCGGGTGGTATAAGGGCTACACGTTCCAGTGGCCCATACACGCGGAGCCCGTCGAGTCGCCCATAGTGGATATGGCCATACAGTACCCGACGCTGGCTTGGCTAAACCCCTACAACCTAGAGGTGCTGGAGCAAAAACCGAGCATCCTACAGGGCAAGATGGTGGGCGTAGCTCTGGAGCCTAAGGAGCTACAGGCGGAGCTACAGCCGCTGGGCGTGACCGGCATCACCGTTGTCATGACGACGAACCGCCTCACGGAGACTTGGCACAGCGGCTCTATGAACCGCCGTATACCCGACTTGGTGGAGCTCGTGCCGCGCCCATTTGCCATAATTTCGAGGAAGCTGGCGCAACAGCTCGGCGTCAATACAGGCGATTACGTGGAGCTCTGGACGGCGCGCGGCGGGTTGAAGATACGCGCCTACGTCACAGACGGCGAGGCCTATCTAAACGTCAACGGACAGGACGTGCCCGTCGTCAACGTGTTGTGGTCTTGGAGCTTTGAAGGGCCGGACGCAGGTCCGTCCACGAACTTCCTCTCGCCCGACGTAGTGGACCCCGTCACCACTATACAGGAAACCAAGGCGTGGCTCGCAATAAATAAGAAAAGCCCCTAG
- a CDS encoding 4Fe-4S dicluster domain-containing protein, with protein sequence MVAVNPPPANEGYAVLVDIDKCIGCRACQLACKDWNGLAPVKTSFSPTFTNPQSFTANDWKVVFYYEGTTKKGLATPAGEVVFEQFDIAPLPTQCMHCVNPPCARACPSGAISVTPEGAVVINKDQCIGCGFCENACPYDVPRRGSDGKYYKCTFCVDRIQNGREPACVEVCPTGVFTFGPASQIVQMAQAEAAKGRTVYGLNLNQYVGGQVRWIYVSSDRKAFAIRQHFPSDAVVPTNAAREVLKEVVPPLALVGAVALTAVGFASWRKTRIEEQKSQQK encoded by the coding sequence ATGGTCGCCGTGAATCCTCCCCCGGCTAACGAGGGATACGCCGTCCTTGTAGACATAGATAAGTGCATAGGCTGTAGGGCTTGCCAACTGGCTTGTAAGGACTGGAACGGCCTCGCGCCGGTCAAGACGTCGTTCAGCCCCACCTTCACGAACCCGCAGAGCTTCACGGCCAATGACTGGAAGGTGGTGTTCTACTACGAGGGCACTACGAAGAAGGGCCTCGCGACGCCGGCCGGCGAGGTCGTGTTCGAGCAGTTCGACATAGCCCCACTCCCCACCCAGTGCATGCACTGCGTAAATCCGCCGTGCGCTAGGGCCTGTCCCTCCGGCGCCATATCGGTGACGCCCGAGGGCGCCGTGGTGATAAATAAGGACCAGTGTATAGGTTGCGGCTTCTGCGAAAACGCGTGCCCCTACGACGTGCCTAGGAGGGGATCCGACGGGAAGTACTACAAATGCACCTTCTGCGTAGACAGGATACAGAACGGCAGAGAGCCGGCGTGCGTCGAGGTCTGCCCCACCGGCGTATTCACGTTCGGCCCCGCCTCGCAGATAGTGCAGATGGCCCAGGCAGAGGCGGCGAAGGGCAGGACAGTCTACGGCCTAAACCTCAACCAATATGTCGGCGGGCAGGTCCGCTGGATCTACGTCTCGTCCGATAGGAAGGCCTTCGCAATAAGGCAACACTTCCCGAGCGACGCGGTGGTCCCCACAAACGCCGCGAGGGAGGTATTGAAGGAGGTCGTCCCGCCTCTGGCCTTAGTCGGCGCCGTGGCGTTGACCGCGGTGGGGTTCGCCTCCTGGCGCAAGACGCGTATTGAAGAACAAAAATCCCAACAAAAATAA